The following are encoded in a window of Pseudofrancisella aestuarii genomic DNA:
- a CDS encoding ATP-binding cassette domain-containing protein, translated as MQLVSLKKLNLSFGTQEILKDVDFDISKGQRICLIGRNGTGKSSLLKIIEGKNHPDSGEVIIHNNAVIASMIQDIPNDIKGDVKSVILSGLGEVGEKLVEYQDILASLESSPENLHKLEDVQKYIDENHAWEYMNEADVIITKLQLNTDKKFSDLSGGMKRRVILARALIRKPDLLLLDEPTNHLDISSITWLEEFLKQFAGAILFITHDRKFLNNVAKSIIELDRGNLYSFEGNYLQFLEKKEAILQAEQKSNKEFDKKLAQEESWIRQGIKARRTRNEGRVRALEKMRSERKQRKEQIGKIDINVSAGEKSSRKVIVANNVGHKYQEKYLFKNFSTEIVKGDKVAILGSNGCGKSTLLNILLGKLKPSDGSIEQAFNLQIAYFDQLRDQLDEKLNIMDNVKEGSDFIQINDKSIHVITYLQKFLFSPDRLHAPITHLSGGEKNRLLLAKILSKPSNIIVLDEPTNDLDIETLEILEEMLINYQGTILLISHDREFINNIATSTIVFEEHGLEEYIGGYDDWLRQRVKTEALKNPKKEEPKVQQKQEKIEKQNQLNHEQRKTLKSLPVQIEKLEKGIGDIEGQMTDADFYKKSKKEIQLVQSKLNKLNKDLEEKFLLWEELLALE; from the coding sequence ATGCAATTAGTATCTTTAAAAAAGCTCAATTTATCTTTCGGTACACAGGAAATATTAAAAGATGTGGATTTTGATATTTCAAAAGGTCAAAGGATTTGCCTTATCGGTAGAAATGGTACCGGTAAGTCTTCTCTATTAAAAATCATTGAAGGAAAAAACCATCCAGATAGTGGTGAAGTAATTATTCATAATAATGCAGTAATAGCTAGTATGATTCAGGATATTCCTAATGATATAAAAGGAGATGTTAAAAGCGTTATTCTTAGTGGGCTTGGAGAGGTTGGTGAAAAGCTTGTAGAGTATCAAGACATTTTGGCTAGCTTAGAGAGTTCTCCAGAAAATTTACATAAATTAGAGGATGTTCAAAAATACATAGATGAAAACCATGCTTGGGAATATATGAATGAAGCTGATGTGATTATTACAAAGCTTCAGCTTAATACTGATAAAAAGTTTTCTGATCTATCTGGCGGGATGAAACGTAGAGTAATACTTGCTAGAGCATTAATAAGAAAACCTGATTTACTACTTCTAGATGAACCTACAAACCATTTAGATATATCTTCGATAACTTGGTTAGAAGAGTTTTTGAAACAGTTTGCGGGAGCTATATTGTTTATTACTCATGATAGAAAATTTTTAAATAATGTTGCAAAGAGTATTATCGAATTAGATAGAGGCAATTTATATTCCTTTGAAGGAAACTATCTTCAGTTTTTAGAAAAGAAAGAGGCTATATTACAAGCTGAACAAAAATCTAATAAAGAGTTTGACAAAAAATTAGCTCAAGAAGAATCGTGGATCAGGCAAGGAATTAAAGCTCGTAGGACAAGAAATGAAGGAAGAGTACGAGCGCTTGAGAAAATGAGGTCTGAGCGAAAACAAAGAAAAGAGCAAATAGGTAAGATTGATATAAATGTTTCGGCTGGTGAAAAGTCATCAAGGAAAGTTATTGTCGCTAATAATGTAGGCCATAAATATCAAGAAAAATACCTTTTCAAAAATTTCTCTACAGAGATAGTTAAGGGCGATAAGGTTGCTATACTTGGGTCAAATGGTTGTGGCAAAAGTACTTTATTAAATATTTTATTGGGTAAATTAAAACCATCTGATGGTAGTATTGAGCAAGCATTTAATCTTCAAATAGCTTATTTTGATCAATTACGAGATCAGTTGGATGAGAAGTTAAACATTATGGATAATGTTAAAGAGGGCTCTGACTTTATCCAAATTAATGATAAATCAATACATGTTATAACATATTTACAAAAATTTTTATTTTCCCCAGATAGGCTTCATGCTCCTATCACTCATCTTTCAGGAGGGGAGAAAAATAGATTACTCCTTGCAAAGATACTTTCTAAACCTAGTAATATTATTGTATTAGATGAACCAACAAATGATCTTGATATAGAAACTCTAGAAATATTAGAAGAGATGTTGATTAATTATCAAGGAACTATTCTTTTAATAAGTCATGATAGAGAGTTTATTAATAATATAGCCACTAGCACAATAGTTTTTGAAGAGCATGGTTTAGAAGAGTATATTGGCGGTTATGATGATTGGTTGAGACAGAGAGTTAAAACTGAAGCTTTAAAAAATCCTAAAAAAGAAGAGCCTAAAGTGCAACAGAAGCAGGAAAAAATAGAAAAGCAAAATCAACTAAATCATGAACAAAGAAAAACTCTTAAAAGCTTACCAGTCCAAATAGAAAAGCTAGAAAAAGGTATAGGGGATATTGAAGGACAAATGACTGATGCAGATTTTTATAAAAAATCAAAAAAAGAGATTCAGTTAGTTCAAAGTAAGTTAAATAAATTAAATAAAGATTTAGAAGAAAAATTTTTACTTTGGGAAGAGCTCCTAGCACTAGAATAA
- a CDS encoding MFS transporter, producing MADKFSKNILIAILIVTIVIDIMGLGLVFPIMPSLFFDSNAVTFGEVGGNFQNWYYSIALASWPLGLVLGGPILGELSDKYGRKIVLLSAVFCTSLSYMLSAYAIYSGDYLLFIASRFISGLAGGAFEIAQAAVIDISSEEEKSKNLGFITMAASLGFIIGPITTSFAASMSISHTLPFFVAAIISLVNMLFIFIVMKKDLPKHPGLVLTIGTVYKTISFLLSDKRIRLVGVAYLLMQAAWGFYGQGIALFLNEVYSYNTSMTGLFYAATGLAVAICSLFFQPYIFKKITPTKAFIIFAVICSIGLISTAIFANIGIQWLIGVVGSASQLICYTALLTIISSSVTDQEQGKAMGAAGAGFGMAWFLNDIMMGHLVSKSIYAPLPFGGVMFIASIFMLLFALRKRNKSS from the coding sequence ATGGCAGATAAATTTTCTAAAAATATCTTAATAGCGATATTAATTGTAACTATTGTTATAGATATAATGGGGTTGGGATTAGTTTTTCCTATTATGCCGTCATTATTTTTTGACTCTAATGCAGTTACTTTTGGAGAAGTAGGTGGCAACTTTCAGAATTGGTATTATTCTATCGCATTAGCTTCATGGCCACTTGGATTAGTTTTAGGCGGTCCAATATTGGGAGAGCTTTCCGATAAGTATGGTCGAAAAATTGTGCTATTATCAGCCGTTTTCTGTACATCTTTATCCTATATGTTATCTGCTTATGCAATATATTCAGGAGATTATTTACTTTTTATAGCTAGTCGTTTCATAAGTGGTTTAGCAGGAGGTGCTTTTGAAATAGCACAAGCAGCCGTTATTGATATAAGTAGTGAAGAAGAAAAATCCAAGAATCTAGGCTTTATAACTATGGCTGCTTCATTAGGCTTTATTATAGGTCCTATAACAACAAGTTTCGCAGCTTCTATGAGTATTAGTCATACATTGCCTTTTTTTGTGGCGGCTATTATATCATTAGTGAATATGCTATTTATCTTTATTGTTATGAAGAAGGATTTACCTAAACATCCTGGATTAGTATTAACTATAGGAACTGTTTATAAAACGATATCTTTCTTGCTTTCAGATAAAAGGATAAGACTGGTTGGAGTCGCTTATTTATTGATGCAAGCTGCTTGGGGCTTTTATGGTCAAGGCATAGCATTATTTTTAAATGAAGTTTATAGCTATAACACTAGCATGACAGGTCTTTTCTATGCTGCTACAGGTTTAGCTGTTGCTATTTGTAGTTTATTTTTTCAGCCATATATTTTTAAAAAAATAACTCCTACAAAAGCTTTTATTATATTTGCTGTAATTTGTTCGATAGGATTAATATCAACTGCAATATTTGCAAATATAGGTATTCAATGGTTAATTGGTGTAGTTGGCTCTGCATCTCAGTTGATTTGTTATACAGCACTGTTAACTATTATTTCCTCATCTGTAACAGATCAAGAACAAGGCAAAGCTATGGGAGCTGCTGGAGCTGGCTTTGGTATGGCATGGTTTTTGAATGATATTATGATGGGCCATTTAGTTTCTAAATCTATATATGCTCCTTTACCTTTTGGTGGAGTTATGTTCATAGCTAGTATTTTTATGCTTTTATTTGCATTAAGAAAGCGTAATAAATCTAGCTAG
- a CDS encoding FUSC family protein — translation MQFAFLNSKKYAAINAAKTVIACLIAYALGRLLDSFFRAEQMYMWMVITVLVVMSTQPNLGGALDKALMRFVGTIISASIAIVIILISFNKVEAFSLAFIFIMVAVFIAGASSKFSYAGSLAGITMIIIILNENASVELAIFRMIEISQGIVIALLVNRFVFPIRAERRLKESFSKTINDIRTFYEILFHERGSIHEDLMTNIFSEFTKQINLIKEVSYENKTQVAKEYQKMSLYIRRLYRYMILIYDYVDTSITEDDKESLLKDTTFIDIEEKTLQILGHVSKSIEKNKQVDYKEILAFETYVKNNFENIVLLNGYGNQILEFYIKTFLKALEELAVEHNYIASH, via the coding sequence ATGCAATTTGCTTTTTTAAATAGTAAAAAATACGCAGCAATCAATGCAGCAAAAACAGTTATAGCATGTTTAATAGCATATGCTTTAGGTAGGCTCTTAGATAGCTTTTTTAGAGCTGAGCAAATGTATATGTGGATGGTGATAACTGTTTTAGTTGTTATGTCAACGCAGCCAAATCTTGGTGGTGCTTTAGATAAAGCTTTGATGCGTTTTGTTGGTACTATAATTAGCGCAAGTATTGCAATTGTAATAATCCTGATTAGTTTCAATAAGGTTGAAGCCTTTTCATTAGCTTTTATTTTTATTATGGTGGCAGTTTTTATAGCTGGGGCATCTTCTAAATTTAGTTATGCAGGATCCTTGGCTGGAATAACAATGATAATTATTATTTTAAATGAAAATGCTAGTGTTGAACTAGCTATATTTAGAATGATAGAGATTTCTCAAGGTATAGTAATTGCATTACTTGTAAATAGATTTGTTTTTCCAATAAGGGCAGAAAGAAGGCTAAAAGAAAGCTTTTCTAAAACTATTAATGATATCAGAACTTTTTATGAAATTTTATTTCATGAAAGAGGTAGTATTCATGAAGACTTGATGACTAATATTTTTTCAGAGTTTACTAAGCAAATTAATTTGATTAAAGAAGTTTCTTATGAAAATAAAACTCAAGTAGCAAAAGAATATCAGAAAATGAGTTTATATATACGTAGACTTTATAGATACATGATTCTAATTTATGACTACGTTGATACTAGTATAACTGAAGATGATAAAGAGTCATTGCTTAAAGATACTACTTTTATAGATATCGAAGAAAAAACTCTACAAATTCTGGGGCATGTAAGTAAGAGTATAGAAAAAAATAAGCAAGTAGATTATAAAGAGATTTTAGCTTTTGAAACCTATGTTAAAAATAATTTTGAAAATATAGTTTTATTGAATGGTTATGGTAATCAAATCTTGGAGTTCTATATTAAAACTTTTTTAAAAGCTTTAGAGGAATTAGCTGTAGAGCATAACTATATTGCAAGCCATTAA
- the rlmB gene encoding 23S rRNA (guanosine(2251)-2'-O)-methyltransferase RlmB, whose product MSSLVYGIHAVESLIKTDSASKVIILSKGLHNPQIKNILELANKKGIEPEIINNIKQLPERLPRDVTHQGIFAYSLENNQKMYDEKDLKRLLPQDKNAFILILDSVQDPHNLGACIRTAHSAGVDFLVIPKDNSATVNATVKKVACGAAEHLKIVVVTNLSRAIEKLKEQGVWVIGLAGEADESLYDMNLQDSIALVAGSEGKGMRQKTKANCDFLAKLPMYGEVSSLNVSVASGVSMYEVVRQRNFVKE is encoded by the coding sequence GTGAGTAGTCTAGTATATGGCATACATGCGGTAGAAAGCTTAATAAAAACAGATAGTGCTAGTAAAGTAATTATCCTTAGTAAAGGTTTACATAATCCACAGATAAAGAATATTCTAGAGTTGGCGAATAAAAAAGGAATAGAGCCAGAGATTATAAATAATATTAAGCAACTTCCAGAGAGATTACCGAGAGATGTAACACATCAAGGCATATTTGCTTATAGTTTAGAAAATAATCAAAAAATGTATGATGAAAAAGATCTAAAAAGGTTACTTCCACAAGATAAAAATGCTTTCATATTAATCTTAGATAGTGTTCAAGATCCTCATAATTTAGGCGCTTGTATTAGAACAGCACATTCTGCTGGAGTTGATTTTTTAGTTATCCCTAAAGATAACAGCGCTACAGTAAATGCAACTGTCAAAAAAGTTGCTTGTGGGGCGGCAGAACATTTAAAAATTGTAGTTGTTACTAATCTTTCTAGAGCAATTGAAAAGCTAAAGGAACAAGGTGTATGGGTGATTGGATTAGCTGGTGAGGCTGATGAAAGCTTATATGATATGAACTTGCAAGATTCTATAGCTTTAGTGGCTGGCTCAGAAGGAAAAGGGATGAGGCAAAAAACAAAGGCTAATTGTGATTTTCTAGCTAAGCTACCAATGTATGGGGAAGTATCTAGTCTAAATGTTTCAGTTGCTTCTGGAGTTTCTATGTATGAGGTTGTTAGGCAAAGGAATTTTGTAAAGGAATAA
- the mpl gene encoding UDP-N-acetylmuramate:L-alanyl-gamma-D-glutamyl-meso-diaminopimelate ligase, whose protein sequence is MSKHVHILGVCGTFMGSLAVLAKQRGYKVTGSDLNVYPPMSTYLESQGIDIIKGFDVSQLDNKPDEIIIGNVMKRGLPIIEKILDEKLNYFSGPSWLYENVLRHKKVIAISGTHGKTTTTTMTIKILEQAGLNPSFLVGGISGDFGVSSRYTDSEYFVIEADEYDTAFFDKRSKLIHYDPYILVINNIEYDHADIFKDIDAIYWQFHQLLRKMPSKASVIYNASDENVQHIINMGCWSKRVQTNIENSIHIDKHSSDYSSFRIVNGTEELSVNWGFIGQHNALNALSAYSVAKQIGIDDKDILDALNSFKGVKRRLEVIFKNERITLYDDFAHHPTSIKLTLDAVKNKTPDAYVLALVDPRSNTMKDGSNKDFLPQALQRANKVLFYNHKLLKWDTKSTLNDIDTVVYIDEAENFKEHVLEVLKQEKGNKIEIVMMSNGSFDGLRETLPILLGAASE, encoded by the coding sequence ATGAGTAAGCATGTTCATATTTTGGGTGTTTGTGGAACATTTATGGGATCATTAGCAGTTCTTGCTAAACAAAGAGGTTATAAAGTCACTGGTTCTGATCTTAATGTTTATCCTCCAATGAGTACATATCTTGAAAGTCAAGGGATAGATATAATTAAAGGTTTTGATGTTTCTCAATTAGATAACAAGCCTGATGAAATTATCATAGGTAATGTTATGAAAAGAGGGTTACCTATAATAGAGAAAATATTAGATGAAAAGCTTAATTACTTTTCAGGTCCTTCATGGCTGTATGAAAATGTCTTAAGACATAAGAAAGTTATCGCAATTTCTGGTACTCATGGAAAAACCACAACAACTACTATGACTATAAAAATATTAGAGCAAGCAGGCTTAAATCCTAGCTTCTTGGTTGGAGGAATTAGTGGGGATTTTGGAGTATCATCAAGATACACTGATTCTGAGTATTTTGTAATAGAAGCTGATGAGTATGATACTGCTTTTTTTGATAAGAGATCGAAACTAATTCATTATGATCCATATATTTTAGTTATAAATAATATTGAATATGATCATGCGGATATCTTTAAGGATATTGATGCTATTTATTGGCAATTTCATCAACTTCTAAGAAAAATGCCAAGTAAAGCTAGTGTTATATATAATGCTTCTGATGAAAATGTTCAGCATATAATAAACATGGGCTGTTGGTCAAAGAGAGTTCAGACAAATATTGAAAACTCTATTCATATAGATAAGCATAGTAGTGATTATTCAAGTTTTAGAATTGTTAATGGTACGGAAGAATTATCAGTTAATTGGGGCTTTATTGGACAACATAATGCACTAAATGCATTAAGTGCATATTCTGTGGCAAAACAGATTGGAATTGATGATAAGGATATTTTAGATGCACTAAATAGTTTTAAAGGTGTCAAAAGAAGATTAGAAGTTATCTTTAAAAATGAGAGAATAACTTTATATGATGATTTTGCACATCATCCAACATCAATTAAACTTACTTTAGATGCGGTAAAAAATAAAACTCCAGATGCATATGTTTTAGCTTTAGTTGATCCTAGATCAAATACAATGAAAGATGGCAGCAATAAAGATTTTTTACCTCAAGCACTGCAGAGAGCTAATAAGGTTCTATTTTATAATCATAAATTATTAAAATGGGATACAAAGTCTACACTCAATGATATTGATACAGTTGTATATATTGATGAAGCTGAAAATTTTAAAGAGCACGTTTTAGAAGTATTAAAACAAGAGAAAGGTAATAAAATAGAAATTGTTATGATGAGTAATGGTTCTTTTGATGGTTTAAGAGAAACATTACCAATTTTACTAGGAGCGGCAAGTGAGTAG
- the hldE gene encoding bifunctional D-glycero-beta-D-manno-heptose-7-phosphate kinase/D-glycero-beta-D-manno-heptose 1-phosphate adenylyltransferase HldE produces the protein MYKDISKAKILVVGDVMLDKYYHGSSDRISPEAPVPVVNVKNVEDRVGGAGNVALNISTLDGVVGICALVGKDESANILEKELLKGKVQTTLVKTEYPTITKLRVLAQKHQLVRLDFEQNFNDIPKNEFIDEFQKILPNFNTVILSDYGKGTLSNTTLLIEKAKAAGCQVLVDPKGTDFSKYSGATVITPNFKEFETVVGKCQSEDDIIKKAMELANKYNIDNILITRSEKGMTIVKKNGDNKTIPTVAKEVFDVTGAGDTVIAVLSIGISLGYTVEESMNIANAAAGIVVGKIGTATVTLEELHVALSGNRGFKFGIVSQDELAQMTNDLSLVGEKVVMTNGCFDILHAGHVEYLQAARKLGDKLIVAVNTDESVVRLKGPERPIVPLQARMELLAALGCVDWVVPFSEDTPANVIEKVTPNILVKGADYTVDNIVGAEHVISNGGEVKTITLKPGFSTTNIVNKIKSSN, from the coding sequence ATGTATAAAGATATTTCGAAAGCAAAAATTCTTGTTGTGGGTGATGTAATGCTTGATAAGTATTATCATGGTAGTTCCGATAGGATTTCTCCAGAAGCACCTGTCCCTGTAGTAAACGTAAAAAATGTAGAGGATAGAGTTGGAGGAGCTGGCAACGTGGCTTTGAATATTAGTACTCTTGATGGGGTTGTAGGAATCTGTGCCTTAGTAGGAAAAGATGAGTCTGCGAATATATTAGAGAAAGAGCTGTTAAAAGGAAAAGTTCAGACGACACTTGTTAAAACAGAATATCCAACTATTACAAAACTAAGAGTTTTAGCTCAAAAGCATCAGCTTGTAAGGCTTGACTTTGAACAAAACTTTAATGATATTCCCAAAAATGAATTTATTGATGAGTTTCAGAAAATATTGCCAAACTTTAATACAGTAATTTTATCTGATTATGGTAAGGGTACTTTAAGTAATACAACTTTATTAATTGAAAAGGCAAAAGCAGCAGGCTGTCAAGTTTTAGTAGATCCTAAAGGAACCGATTTTAGTAAGTATAGTGGTGCAACAGTCATTACACCAAATTTTAAAGAGTTTGAAACAGTTGTTGGTAAATGTCAATCAGAGGACGACATAATAAAGAAAGCTATGGAATTAGCTAACAAATATAATATAGATAATATACTTATCACAAGAAGTGAAAAAGGTATGACTATAGTTAAAAAGAATGGTGATAATAAAACTATTCCAACAGTTGCAAAAGAGGTTTTTGATGTAACTGGAGCTGGTGATACGGTTATTGCTGTTTTATCGATAGGTATTTCTCTTGGATATACAGTTGAAGAATCTATGAATATAGCAAATGCAGCAGCTGGAATTGTTGTCGGCAAAATAGGTACAGCTACGGTTACTTTAGAAGAGTTACATGTAGCATTATCAGGGAACAGAGGTTTTAAATTTGGTATAGTTTCTCAAGATGAGCTTGCTCAGATGACTAATGATCTTTCTTTAGTTGGTGAGAAAGTTGTAATGACAAATGGTTGTTTTGATATTCTACATGCAGGACATGTTGAATATTTGCAAGCAGCAAGAAAATTAGGCGATAAATTAATAGTAGCCGTGAATACAGATGAATCAGTTGTTCGCTTAAAAGGCCCTGAAAGACCGATAGTTCCTTTACAAGCTAGAATGGAACTTTTAGCAGCTTTAGGGTGTGTTGATTGGGTGGTGCCTTTTTCAGAGGATACTCCAGCAAATGTCATAGAAAAAGTTACACCTAATATTTTGGTTAAAGGTGCAGACTATACAGTTGATAATATTGTTGGTGCTGAACATGTTATTTCAAATGGTGGAGAAGTAAAAACTATTACTCTAAAACCAGGTTTTTCAACAACAAATATTGTTAATAAAATAAAATCCAGTAATTAA
- the pyrE gene encoding orotate phosphoribosyltransferase, translating into MFVEFALHNNVLRFGEFTLKSGRISPYFFNAGLFNTGKQLATLADYYAKVIMDSEIEFDVLFGPAYKGIPLAAAISTVLALKYNKDVPYAFDRKEAKDHGEGGLFVGADMKDKKVLLVDDVMTAGTAFYESYNKLKNINAKISGVVLSIDRQEKAKDLDISATQRIENEFNIPVKSITNFDDIYDYVRDHLDSEMINKFKLYREKYGA; encoded by the coding sequence ATGTTTGTTGAGTTTGCTTTACATAATAATGTTCTAAGGTTTGGAGAGTTTACTCTAAAATCTGGAAGAATTAGTCCATATTTTTTTAACGCCGGTCTCTTTAATACAGGAAAGCAGCTAGCTACTTTAGCTGATTACTATGCGAAAGTTATTATGGATTCAGAAATAGAATTTGACGTATTATTTGGTCCAGCCTATAAAGGAATTCCCTTAGCCGCAGCAATCTCTACGGTATTAGCTTTAAAATACAATAAAGATGTTCCTTATGCTTTTGATAGAAAAGAAGCAAAAGATCATGGTGAAGGTGGTCTTTTTGTAGGGGCTGATATGAAAGATAAAAAAGTTCTGCTTGTTGATGATGTAATGACAGCAGGTACTGCTTTCTATGAGTCGTACAATAAATTAAAAAATATAAATGCTAAGATTTCAGGTGTAGTCCTATCTATTGATAGACAAGAAAAAGCGAAAGACTTAGATATTTCTGCTACACAAAGAATAGAGAATGAATTCAATATTCCCGTAAAATCTATTACAAACTTTGATGATATTTATGATTATGTAAGAGATCATTTAGACTCAGAAATGATAAATAAATTTAAACTATACCGCGAGAAATATGGTGCATAA
- a CDS encoding UDP-2,3-diacylglucosamine diphosphatase, which yields MVHKDIYIIADLHLNANNSKIAEIFRHFLESISSQKNKLFILGDFFDYWIGDDHTDAFYHQITGYLKKASDNGLEILFMHGNRDFLISKKFEKQSGVKIIKDPYYLKVGSNKIVLAHGDLLCTDDKSYQFYRSLARNRILQFLFRRLPLFIRQRLAKTARNHSYEKNTQKPNIDVTEKGILKYKKDCNIVIHGHTHKMHIHEENGYTRYVLGDWFKKGNYIKIVDNEISLHTDLTL from the coding sequence ATGGTGCATAAAGATATTTATATAATTGCAGATCTTCATTTAAATGCTAATAATTCTAAAATAGCTGAGATATTTAGACACTTTCTAGAAAGTATCTCTAGTCAAAAAAATAAACTTTTCATCTTAGGTGATTTTTTTGATTATTGGATTGGAGATGATCATACAGATGCTTTTTATCACCAAATAACTGGATACCTTAAGAAAGCTTCTGATAATGGTTTAGAGATTCTATTTATGCATGGAAATAGAGACTTTCTTATTTCTAAAAAATTTGAAAAGCAAAGTGGTGTTAAAATAATAAAAGATCCTTATTATCTTAAAGTTGGATCAAATAAGATAGTGCTCGCTCATGGAGACCTGCTTTGTACAGATGATAAAAGCTATCAGTTCTATAGATCTCTAGCAAGAAATAGAATTCTACAATTTCTATTTAGAAGACTTCCTTTATTCATAAGACAGCGCCTAGCTAAAACAGCTCGCAACCATAGTTATGAGAAAAATACTCAGAAGCCAAATATTGATGTTACAGAAAAAGGAATCTTAAAATATAAAAAAGACTGTAACATTGTTATTCATGGACATACTCATAAAATGCATATCCATGAAGAAAATGGCTATACAAGATATGTTTTAGGCGATTGGTTCAAAAAAGGAAACTATATTAAGATTGTTGATAATGAAATCTCCTTACACACTGACTTAACTCTTTAA
- the argF gene encoding ornithine carbamoyltransferase — MKKLSFNNLLSGAEINQEDFANIMLIAEDMKNNPKKYKNALEDKIISLVFDKPSLRTRFSFSAAIMEMGANVIESVSASRKKEEPKDFIRVVQNYCSAVVIRTFADSHLEEMVNYSKVPIINALTDLYHPCQTLADLLTLKEVFGDLKSLKVAYLGDANNILYSLLLVANTIGLEVHYACPEGHKPDQKVLDQLKHVSIVKSFDNPKEAVEGCDAVYTDVWCSMGFEPCTEDAFEGFQVNKELMSYANDNAVFMHCMPMERGKEVSENLPDDECSVIFQQSLNRKFVQKAVLYMLLKDSYTTIY; from the coding sequence ATGAAAAAATTATCTTTTAATAATTTATTATCTGGAGCAGAGATAAATCAGGAGGATTTTGCAAATATAATGCTCATAGCAGAAGATATGAAAAACAACCCAAAAAAATATAAAAATGCTTTAGAAGATAAAATAATATCTTTAGTTTTTGATAAACCATCTCTTAGAACTCGCTTTAGCTTTTCAGCAGCTATTATGGAAATGGGGGCTAATGTAATAGAAAGTGTTTCGGCTTCTAGAAAAAAAGAGGAGCCAAAAGATTTTATAAGAGTTGTACAAAATTATTGCTCAGCAGTTGTGATTAGAACTTTTGCAGATAGTCATTTAGAGGAGATGGTTAATTACTCAAAAGTACCTATTATAAATGCTTTGACAGATTTATATCATCCTTGTCAAACATTAGCAGACCTATTAACTTTAAAAGAAGTTTTTGGAGATCTTAAATCTCTTAAGGTAGCTTATTTAGGAGATGCCAATAATATTTTATACAGTTTATTACTTGTGGCTAATACCATTGGCCTCGAGGTGCATTATGCATGTCCAGAAGGGCACAAGCCAGATCAAAAGGTTTTGGATCAGCTAAAGCATGTTAGCATTGTGAAAAGCTTTGATAACCCTAAAGAAGCTGTAGAGGGTTGTGATGCAGTATATACAGATGTTTGGTGTAGTATGGGATTTGAGCCGTGTACAGAAGATGCTTTTGAAGGTTTTCAGGTGAATAAAGAACTTATGTCTTACGCAAATGATAATGCTGTCTTTATGCACTGTATGCCTATGGAGAGAGGTAAGGAAGTAAGTGAAAACCTACCAGATGATGAATGCTCAGTTATCTTTCAGCAGAGCTTAAATAGAAAGTTTGTTCAGAAAGCTGTTTTGTATATGTTGTTAAAAGACTCTTATACCACGATATATTAA